The Bacteroidia bacterium DNA segment TTTTCCGAAATCATCAGCTTGGGAGCAGATGTAAAACGCTTTGATTTTGTCATCAAAACCAAAAAGAAAACCTATTTGATCGAAACCAATTATTACAACAGCGGAGGATCAAAACTGAACGAAACAGCGAGAGCATATTCCGATGTTGCACCGAAAATCAATCAGTACGAAAGCTACGAATTTGTTTGGATTACGGACGGACAAGGTTGGTTTTCGGCAAAAAACAAATTGGAAGAAGCGTACAACATTATTCCAAGTTTGTATAATTTGATAACGCTTGAAAATTTCATCAAGAAAATTCAAGCCGAAACAGTAATTGAGTTTTAAAAACGTATGATTAGAATTGAAAACATAAAAATTAAACGATATAGGTCAATTAACGACCTGATATTAAACCTTGATGAAACACACAATATTATAACTATTTGTGGACAAAATAATGTTGGAAAAACCAATGTCCTAAGAGCTATTAGTTTATTTTTTAATAAAACTGATTTTTCCTTTAAAGACGACATACCTGAATACAAACAAATGACTTTGGGCGCAACAGTTTACCCTCATATCTCAATCACAATTAAAGATGTTAAAAAAAACAACTCTTATTCCATTGTAAAAGACTTCAATGTGAAAAATATTGAAGATAATTCTATTAAACAATATTCAATTACTGGTAAAAAAGATGGAATAGATATTACATCAAAAGATTGTGAAAAATTATTAGAAAGTATTAATGTATTATTTCTACCATCAATAAACGTTTCATTTCCCGAAACTATTAACTACTTAATTGATGACAAATTTCTTGATATTGAATTTGGTAATACTAGAATGAGAGGAAAAAAAGGAGATGTGAAATCTTCATTAGAGAAAGCAAGAACTACTTTACAAGAAATCTTAGACGATCTTACGACCTCAATTGATCCTATTTTTAAAGAATTTCATAATAATTGGGGAATTAAATTTATTGTTCCAAAAAGTATAAACCGTTTCAGAGAAATTCTGAATGAAGAAATTGAATTTGTTCTAACAGATGACACAAAATCTGAAATAAAATCCAAAGGAGCTGGATTGCAAAGACTAGGTCATATCTTGCTTAATCTTAGAATTATTGAAAAGCTTACAGCGTCAAAGAAAAATTGTATTTTAATTATTGATGAACCTGACATTTATCTACATTCAAGTTTACAGAAAAAATTAAATCAACGATTAAAAGAAATTTCTGAAAAAACTCAAGTCTTTATAACTACACACAGCCCATTATTTATTGATGGATATAAAATGAAGAATTTATTCCTTCTTGAATTAGGTGTAACGCCTACTTTTTCCACTAGAAAAAAACAAGAAGGAAACATACTTGATACTAAGCTTATTGATCTAAAAAAAGATGATGCCATTTTCCTTATAAAAGAAACATTGGGAATTGAGGATAAGGATAATTTAATTATTGGCAAGAAAAATTTAATTGTTGAGGGAGAAGAAGATAAACGATATATAACTGAACTATGCAACTTTTTCGGTTTGCCTATGTGTAATATAATTGCAACAGGAGGAGTTACGAACTTTATTAAGTATCTAGACTACTATAACTCTATTACAGAAACCGATGGAGATAAACCTAAATTTATTTTGCTATACGATAATGATGAAGAAGGCAGACTACAATATGATAAATTGAATAAAAAAACATATGACAAAATAGAAACGAAACATTTCTTTGTTATTGATGCTCAAAATACAGTTTTTTCGAGCCAAAAAAATTTAAAGCCAAATATTGAGATTGAAGATTTAATATATCCTGAAATCATTCTTGAATTATCCAACAAAATATTTTCAAAGAAAAAAGGATTTAAAAGAATAAATGAAAAAACTTTTTTGAAGAAAGTATCTAATCAATCATTAAGATTTAATGGCATTTTAGAAATTCTTGATGTTTTAAAAAATGAAGCTAACCCTAATGACGGGCTTCAATTATCTACAAAAGACAATTCTTTCAAAGGGGGTATTTCAAACCTTTTTGTAATCAAAGGAAATCAAGAGATGATTGAAAAAATACAGATACTTGACACGAAATATCCTGAAGTTAAAACATTTTTAACAAAAATAATGAATGCTTAAACCTTATTTCAAATCTGACGACAAAGATTTCTATCTTCTTCACGGAGATACAATGAACTTATTGCCCGAATTTGAACATAAGTTTGATATGGTTTTTGCAGATCCACCCTATTTTCTTTCTAACAACGGTTTGTCGATTCAAAACGGACAAATTGTAAGTGTAAACAAAGGGAAATGGGACAAATCCAAAGGGTTTGAATTTATCAACGATTTCAACAGAAAATGGCTTTCGTTAGTTCGTGATAAGATGAATGATGACGCTACGATTTGGATAAGTGGAACAATGCACAATATTTTCTCCGTTGGACAAATCTTGACAGAGTTGGGTTTCAAAATCTTGAACATCGTAACTTGGGAAAAGACAAATCCACCACCAAATTTTTCTTGTCGTTACTTTACTTACTCGACAGAACAAATAATTTGGGCAAGGAAAAGCGAAAAAGTTCCGCATTATTTCAACTATGAATTAATGAAGCAATTGAATGCCGACAAACAAATGAAAGATGTTTGGAAATTGCCTGCAATCGCACCTTGGGAAAAATCTTGCGGTAAACACCCAACTCAAAAACCACTTTCGGTTCTGACACGTTTAATTTTAGCTTCAACAAAACCAAACGCTTGGATTTTAGACCCATTTGCGGGTAGTTCGACAACGGGGATTGCGGCTAATTTAGCGAACAGACGATTTTTAGGAATTGACCAAGAAGAAGAATTTTTGACAATCAGCAAAAACCGTAAAATTGAAATTGAAAATCCAAAAATTGCAACAACGTACAGACAAAAAATAGGTGGTTTCAACGACAAAAAAGAACTTGATTTATTTCTTATCCAAGAACCACAAACTGAATATAAAACAGAAATAAACTTTGACCGAAAACGGGGCGATCGGCTAACATCGCATTGGAAAAATGGCGGGTTAAGTGCTAAATTCAACGGTAGTAATTCTACTGAAGTTTAGTGCAAAATTCAACATTTCCGCTTCGATTACCGCCACTTCGCCAATGCGTGAACCGTTAGCGGTCATTGTAAATAACGCCATACGACAAATGAATAAATTGACAACTTCTCTATTTTCTGAGCTTAACTGTAATTAAAAACTGAATATGAATTTTATTTCAAAATACTCAATTAAGACATTTTTAGGATTGCTGCTGGCTGTAATCCTTTTTCATATTTGCATTATTTTAAAAATTATTCCTTATGACATAGCTTGGGGTGGAAGACTTACAAATGATTCGGAAATGTATGTTTTTGAAACAATATCAATTCTTATAAATATATTTTTATCAATTATTTTGTTAATGAAAGACAACATTATAGAATACAAATTCTCAGACAAAGTTATAAATGTAATTTTGTGGACTTTCTTCGCAATTTTCGTTCTAAATACAATTGGAAACATTTTTGCGAAAACGACCTTCGAGAAATTATTTGCTATATTAACTGGACTTTCAGCGATTTTAATTTGGAATATAGTAATGAAGAAAAAAACAACGAACCGCCAACACGGGTAGCTGTTGCACAACTCTCTAAAAAAAGAAAAAAACATCAAAAACGGCTTCATTAGAAGCGATTTAAGCACACTTGTTTTTTCAACTATGCTTTTTAAGTTGGTTTTTTGGGTGGTTTATATAGGAGTTGTGAGCGTTGTGATGTAGTCAATAAAAAAACGAAAGGTGTTTTGCGCAGTTGCCTCTATTTTTTGCATGGCTCGCGCTATGCTGTATCAAAGGTTTGTGATAATAAGCGATAAAAATTGTCAGTTGGTACCAAGCTGTCAATGCTTACTTGATACAACATTTTTGGTTGAATATCCTTACGTCCCTGCATGCTTCAAAGATAAGAAAAGAGATTTTTAAGACAAAATATACGACACTGACAATCAATTAATTATGCACTTTTATTGCACTTTTGTTAATACATGCATAATTGATTTATATTTGCCTAATGAAGTTATGGGTGTGGTTGTGCAACAGGCACACAGGTTTTGCGTCAGGCGGGGTGACGTGAAAACTTGAAGCTTTGTGCTTCTATTCAAGTTCCGTGCTGGTTGACGGTTTTGTGCTCCGAAATCCGCCACTGCGCAAAGCCCCAAAACGTTACCTGCAAGCCTAAAAGACGACACAGCAAGAATGATCGACAGTAATAAACATAAAGTAACGGGAGAACCATTAGACAGCCTACCCAAAGCCAACGCTTCTGTATTTTTATTTTTTCCCACCGCACATTTTTTAAAACAAATAAGCGAAGCGATTCACGAGTGCCAATAAAAGTCAAATTAAACAAACGAGTAATTTTAGCCCTCCACACAAATGGCACATTTGGTTTTTCCGACACACGAGCTAACACTCAAAAAACCAAAAGAGCCATTTTGTTGCCACCGCTCAGTTAAAACCATAACTTTGAAATCATGAATCAACTTTTTAAAATATTCAGAGTGGACGCTGCTGAAGCAAACAAAATCAGTGCTTCGCCTGATGATCCGCATCAACACGATTTTGAAGAGTTGATTATTGGCATGGAAGGACAATTAGAACATTTTATTGATTTCAAAACGACTCTTCTGGATGCCCCATTAGTCAGCTTTGTTACCAAAGGCAAGGTTCACCGTGTAATTCCGAAAGTAAAAAAGGGTAAATGTGATATGTGGGTGCTGAGGTTTAAAAGTGAGTTTATACCGGAAATCACTTTTCAGCTTTATGCTCGCTATCACAATCATGCCATGCTCAAATTGCCCAATGATTATTGTTTCAAACGACTGACCGTCATTTGCGAAATCATGAATAATGAGGCTCAGCAACAAAACCCTGACCTGAGCGTGATAAAGCATTTGCTTAGTGCTTTGTTTATCATGATTGAAGCTGAAAGAAACAAAATCGCTCCACAAGACGAGGAAACAAATGCATCGCAAAACACCACCTTACAAAGCTTTCTACAAATTTTGGAAGACAATTACAAAAGACCATTGGGTGTTGATTTTTATGCCGAAAAACTATTTATGTCTGCAAGAAATCTCAATTTGATTTGCAAGAACATTCTTAATCAAACGGTAACCGAGATTATTGAAACCCGCAAACTGATTGAAGCAAAAAATCAATTGACCCACAGTGATAAAAACATTTCAGAAATTGGTTTTGAACTGGGTTTCAACGAAAAAGCCTACTTCACCAACGTGTTTAAAAAGCGAACCGGACAAACCCCTACCGAGTTTCGCGAGGAGATGAAAAAGCTCCTTTCCTGATTTTACAACTCTTCTTCCAAATACTGTTACCCCTTGCCCTTTAAATGATTGCACCTTTGTAGTGTAAAATTTTATTAATCATTTAAAAAGCAATAAAAATGGAAACAGAAACAACAAAAACTTGGGTATTAGACCCCACTCACAGTGAACTTACTTTCAAAGTAAAACACATGATGATTACCAATGTAAAAGGAGAGTTTAAAAACTTTTCAATCGATGTAGAAGGAGATGATTTTTTTAAGTCACAGCTAGTGGTAAGTGTAGATGCAGAATCTATTAGCACCAATAATGAAGACAGAGACAATCATCTTAGATCAGCTGATTTTTTTGATGTAGAAAAGCACAAAGAGCTCACTTTTAAGAGCACAACTTTTGAGCATAAAGAGGATGACGAATACCTTTTAAAAGGAATGTTGACCATTAAAGGAGTAAGTAAAGAAGTGAAGTTGGAAGTAGAATTTGGCGGAATCAACAAAGATCCATGGGGGAATGATAAAGCCGGCTTTTCATTTACCGGTAAAATAAACAGAAAAGACTGGGGATTGAACTGGAATACAGCTTTGGAGACCGGAGGTGTTTTAGTGAGCGAGGAAGTTAAAATTTCAGGTGAAATTCAATTTACCAAACAATCTTAATATTGAGTATTGTTATGAAAGTAAATGAGGTAAATCCGCTATTGTGCGATCCGGAGACGGGAATGTGTGAAATTCCGGCTACTGGAGGTGAAAATGTTGTGCAGTATAAATCAGCTAGTAAAATGCTAAAGCTAGTTTACTTTACCGATCCAATCTGTTCTTCTTGTTGGGGAATTGAGCCTCAGTTGAGAAAACTAAAATTGGAATATGGCGATTATCTTGAAATTGAGTATCGTATGGGCGGTTTGTTGCCCGATT contains these protein-coding regions:
- a CDS encoding site-specific DNA-methyltransferase, whose translation is MLKPYFKSDDKDFYLLHGDTMNLLPEFEHKFDMVFADPPYFLSNNGLSIQNGQIVSVNKGKWDKSKGFEFINDFNRKWLSLVRDKMNDDATIWISGTMHNIFSVGQILTELGFKILNIVTWEKTNPPPNFSCRYFTYSTEQIIWARKSEKVPHYFNYELMKQLNADKQMKDVWKLPAIAPWEKSCGKHPTQKPLSVLTRLILASTKPNAWILDPFAGSSTTGIAANLANRRFLGIDQEEEFLTISKNRKIEIENPKIATTYRQKIGGFNDKKELDLFLIQEPQTEYKTEINFDRKRGDRLTSHWKNGGLSAKFNGSNSTEV
- a CDS encoding YceI family protein; translated protein: METETTKTWVLDPTHSELTFKVKHMMITNVKGEFKNFSIDVEGDDFFKSQLVVSVDAESISTNNEDRDNHLRSADFFDVEKHKELTFKSTTFEHKEDDEYLLKGMLTIKGVSKEVKLEVEFGGINKDPWGNDKAGFSFTGKINRKDWGLNWNTALETGGVLVSEEVKISGEIQFTKQS
- a CDS encoding AAA family ATPase gives rise to the protein MIRIENIKIKRYRSINDLILNLDETHNIITICGQNNVGKTNVLRAISLFFNKTDFSFKDDIPEYKQMTLGATVYPHISITIKDVKKNNSYSIVKDFNVKNIEDNSIKQYSITGKKDGIDITSKDCEKLLESINVLFLPSINVSFPETINYLIDDKFLDIEFGNTRMRGKKGDVKSSLEKARTTLQEILDDLTTSIDPIFKEFHNNWGIKFIVPKSINRFREILNEEIEFVLTDDTKSEIKSKGAGLQRLGHILLNLRIIEKLTASKKNCILIIDEPDIYLHSSLQKKLNQRLKEISEKTQVFITTHSPLFIDGYKMKNLFLLELGVTPTFSTRKKQEGNILDTKLIDLKKDDAIFLIKETLGIEDKDNLIIGKKNLIVEGEEDKRYITELCNFFGLPMCNIIATGGVTNFIKYLDYYNSITETDGDKPKFILLYDNDEEGRLQYDKLNKKTYDKIETKHFFVIDAQNTVFSSQKNLKPNIEIEDLIYPEIILELSNKIFSKKKGFKRINEKTFLKKVSNQSLRFNGILEILDVLKNEANPNDGLQLSTKDNSFKGGISNLFVIKGNQEMIEKIQILDTKYPEVKTFLTKIMNA
- a CDS encoding AraC family transcriptional regulator, whose translation is MNQLFKIFRVDAAEANKISASPDDPHQHDFEELIIGMEGQLEHFIDFKTTLLDAPLVSFVTKGKVHRVIPKVKKGKCDMWVLRFKSEFIPEITFQLYARYHNHAMLKLPNDYCFKRLTVICEIMNNEAQQQNPDLSVIKHLLSALFIMIEAERNKIAPQDEETNASQNTTLQSFLQILEDNYKRPLGVDFYAEKLFMSARNLNLICKNILNQTVTEIIETRKLIEAKNQLTHSDKNISEIGFELGFNEKAYFTNVFKKRTGQTPTEFREEMKKLLS